A single Streptomyces mirabilis DNA region contains:
- a CDS encoding ATP-binding protein, producing MTERIPEAAFWCLAVGLLAVTVLLVRQRGITGRQRGRSAELADALRARDEELRHLVAVRLPALESAPHQPASAPGHPSSATGQHLAAAGQSIPVTGRPHSSAGQSIPATGRPQSAPGHPFATTGRPLPAAGEFLHAPALPAVGLLDARLADTDFAKCLDGLLERFSDAVRHAQTRADQSAKAALKASMRSIQALANEQQVSISEMQDRHDHPDVLRDLLEIDHTNAQFGRRAQAIAVLCGSWPGRQRATSPLIEVVRGATSRIRDYRRIRINGQADIAVESRAVEPVVLAVAELLDNAARHSQPNTTVEVSVQAVHNGAVVVIDDAGVGMDSRGSEHAAALLTGRRAVDVTRLDDPPQFGFAVIGVLATRYGFDVSVDTRSPYGGVRAVVFVPAALLTHADPVQEPPPPREPARTPRRTARTSGPAEATTAGGLPKRRRRAPVPPPAAEQPPAAPGEPAAPAAPVEESVGRSAEEYARRMGAFARGTRSARAEQDTAPPTRTAAETAEEAEAPHESEGNTQG from the coding sequence ATGACCGAACGGATACCGGAGGCGGCGTTCTGGTGCCTGGCCGTCGGCCTGCTCGCCGTCACCGTGCTGCTGGTGCGCCAGCGCGGGATCACCGGACGGCAGCGCGGCCGGAGCGCCGAGCTCGCGGACGCGCTGCGGGCCCGGGACGAGGAGCTGCGCCACCTGGTCGCGGTCCGCCTGCCCGCGCTCGAAAGCGCCCCGCACCAGCCCGCCTCCGCGCCGGGTCACCCCTCCTCCGCGACAGGTCAGCACCTTGCTGCGGCGGGGCAGTCCATCCCCGTGACGGGCCGGCCACATTCCTCGGCGGGGCAGTCCATCCCCGCGACGGGCCGGCCGCAGTCCGCGCCGGGTCACCCCTTCGCCACGACCGGCCGGCCCCTTCCCGCGGCCGGCGAGTTTCTCCACGCACCGGCCCTCCCCGCCGTAGGCCTCCTCGACGCGCGGCTGGCCGACACCGACTTCGCGAAGTGTCTCGACGGTCTCCTGGAGCGGTTCTCCGACGCCGTGCGGCACGCACAGACCCGCGCCGACCAGTCCGCGAAGGCCGCCCTCAAGGCGTCGATGCGATCGATCCAGGCACTCGCCAACGAGCAGCAGGTGTCCATCTCGGAGATGCAGGACCGCCACGACCACCCCGACGTGCTGCGCGACCTGCTCGAGATCGACCACACCAACGCCCAGTTCGGCCGTCGCGCGCAGGCCATCGCCGTACTGTGCGGTTCCTGGCCCGGACGCCAACGGGCCACCTCCCCGCTCATCGAGGTGGTCCGCGGCGCGACCTCCCGCATCCGCGACTACCGGCGCATCCGCATCAACGGACAGGCCGACATCGCCGTCGAGAGCCGGGCCGTCGAACCGGTCGTCCTCGCCGTCGCCGAACTCCTGGACAACGCCGCGCGCCACTCGCAGCCCAACACCACCGTCGAGGTCAGCGTCCAGGCGGTGCACAACGGCGCCGTCGTGGTCATCGACGACGCGGGCGTCGGCATGGACAGCCGCGGGTCCGAGCACGCCGCCGCGCTGCTGACCGGCCGCCGCGCGGTGGACGTCACCCGCCTCGACGATCCGCCCCAGTTCGGCTTCGCCGTCATCGGCGTCCTCGCCACCCGCTACGGGTTCGACGTCTCCGTGGACACCCGCTCCCCGTACGGTGGCGTCCGTGCCGTCGTCTTCGTACCGGCCGCGCTGCTCACCCACGCCGACCCGGTCCAGGAGCCCCCACCGCCGCGGGAGCCGGCGCGCACGCCCCGGCGTACGGCCCGGACGAGCGGGCCCGCGGAGGCGACGACGGCCGGCGGGCTGCCCAAGCGGCGCCGCCGCGCACCCGTACCCCCGCCCGCCGCCGAGCAGCCCCCGGCGGCACCGGGCGAACCGGCTGCACCGGCCGCACCGGTCGAGGAGAGTGTGGGCCGCTCCGCGGAGGAGTACGCCCGGCGCATGGGCGCCTTCGCGCGCGGCACCCGCTCCGCGCGGGCCGAGCAGGACACCGCACCCCCCACACGCACCGCGGCCGAAACAGCCGAGGAAGCCGAAGCCCCCCACGAATCCGAAGGGAACACACAGGGATGA